Proteins from a genomic interval of Helicobacter pylori Shi112:
- a CDS encoding outer membrane family protein: MKKASQVLFFGAFLSSSLQGFEAKLNGFVDQSSTIGFNQHKINKERGIYPMQQFATIAGYLGLGFSLLPKKVSDHVLKGKIGGMVGSIFYDGTKKFEDGSVSYNLFGYYDGFMGGYTNILQTDSLEAQNMKYNKNVRNYVFSDAYLEYRYKDYFEFKGGRYLSGMPFRSGQTQGFQVSGQYKHARLTWFSSFGRAFAYGSFLMDWFAARTTYSGGFTKNDKGGYDSHGQKVLYGTHAVQLTYKPHRFLVEAFYYLSPQIFNAPGIKIGWDSNPNFSGTGFRSDTSITGFFPIYYPWMIVKSNGSPVYRYDTPATQNGQNLMIRQRFDINNYNVSIAFYKVFQNANGWIGNMGNPSGVIMSGNSVYAGFSGTALKRDAATILLSCGGTHFAKKFTWKFATQYSNSVVSWEARAMISLAYKFSEYLSGSVDLSYYGVHTNKGFKPGENGPVPKNFPALYSDRSALYTALIASF, from the coding sequence ATGAAAAAGGCAAGTCAGGTTTTATTCTTTGGGGCATTTTTAAGCTCTTCGTTACAAGGTTTTGAAGCCAAGCTCAACGGCTTTGTGGATCAATCCAGCACTATCGGCTTTAACCAGCATAAAATCAATAAAGAAAGAGGCATCTACCCTATGCAGCAATTCGCAACGATTGCGGGCTATTTAGGGCTTGGTTTTAGCTTGTTACCCAAAAAGGTTTCAGACCATGTTCTAAAAGGCAAAATAGGGGGCATGGTGGGATCTATTTTCTATGACGGCACGAAGAAGTTTGAAGACGGATCTGTATCTTACAACCTCTTTGGTTATTATGATGGGTTCATGGGGGGTTATACAAACATCTTACAAACCGATAGCCTTGAAGCACAGAACATGAAGTACAATAAAAATGTCCGCAATTATGTCTTTAGCGATGCGTATTTGGAATACCGCTATAAAGATTATTTTGAATTCAAGGGCGGGCGCTACCTTTCTGGCATGCCTTTTAGAAGCGGGCAAACTCAAGGCTTTCAAGTTTCTGGGCAATACAAGCATGCACGCTTGACTTGGTTTAGCTCTTTTGGGAGGGCGTTCGCTTATGGTTCGTTTTTGATGGATTGGTTTGCCGCTAGGACCACTTATAGCGGGGGCTTTACCAAAAACGATAAGGGAGGTTATGATAGCCATGGGCAAAAGGTGCTTTATGGCACGCATGCGGTGCAACTCACCTATAAACCTCATCGTTTCCTCGTGGAGGCCTTCTATTACCTCTCGCCTCAAATCTTTAACGCTCCGGGCATTAAGATTGGTTGGGACTCTAACCCTAATTTTAGCGGCACAGGCTTTCGCTCAGATACGAGCATCACAGGGTTTTTCCCCATTTACTACCCTTGGATGATCGTTAAATCTAATGGGAGTCCGGTCTATAGATACGACACGCCAGCCACTCAAAACGGGCAGAATCTCATGATCCGCCAACGCTTTGATATAAACAATTACAATGTTTCCATCGCTTTTTATAAAGTCTTTCAAAACGCTAATGGTTGGATAGGCAATATGGGTAATCCAAGCGGTGTGATAATGTCAGGTAACAGCGTGTATGCTGGTTTTTCAGGCACAGCCCTTAAAAGAGACGCCGCTACCATTCTCCTTTCTTGTGGCGGCACTCATTTTGCCAAAAAATTCACATGGAAATTCGCCACGCAATACTCCAATTCAGTGGTCTCTTGGGAAGCAAGAGCGATGATCTCTTTAGCCTATAAATTCTCTGAATATTTGAGCGGCAGCGTCGATCTTTCATATTATGGCGTGCACACTAACAAAGGCTTCAAACCGGGTGAAAACGGGCCTGTGCCTAAAAACTTCCCTGCCCTTTATTCTGACAGGAGCGCGTTATACACGGCCCTAATAGCGTCATTTTGA
- a CDS encoding carbon starvation CstA family protein, translating into MVKQPLNGEDMQKSLVSLAWVFAAILGAICLGVLALHKGESINTLWLVVASACIYSIGYRFYSHFIAYRVLKLDDNRATPACVRNDGKDFVPTDKAITFGHHFAAIAGAGPLVGPILAAQMGYLPSILWILIGSVLGGCVHDFVVLFASIRRDGKSLGEMIKLEMGQFVGMIASLGILGIMLIIIAILAMVVVKALAHSPWGFFTIAMTIPIAILMGLYMRFFRPHKILEVSVIGFILLIIAIYAGKYVSLDPKLASIFTFDANSLAWMIMGYGFVASILPVWFLLAPRDYLSTFLKIGVIGVLVVAIIFVAPPLQIPKITPFVDGSGPVFAGSVFPFLFITVACGTISGFHALISSGTTPKMLAKESDARLVGYGSMVMESVVALMALVCAGILHPGLYFAINSPEVSIGKDIADAASVISSWGFSISAEEINEMTKNIGESSILSRTGGAPTFAIGLAMIVYHILGDPSVMAFWYHFAILFEALFILTAVDAGTRTARFMIQDLLGNVYKPLGNLSSYKAGIFATLLCVAGWGYFLYQGTIDPKGGIYTLWPLFGVSNQMLAGMALLLVTVVLFKMGRFKGAMVSALPAVLILSITFYSGILKVVPKSNDSVLNNVSHVAQMQIIKEKMATTTDEKALKTLQKSFFNHAIDAILCAFFMLVALLVLIVSVRICSNAYFKNQIYPPLAETPYIKAA; encoded by the coding sequence ATGGTTAAACAACCATTAAATGGAGAGGACATGCAAAAAAGTTTAGTTTCTTTGGCTTGGGTTTTTGCCGCTATTTTAGGGGCGATCTGTTTAGGGGTGTTAGCCTTACACAAGGGCGAGAGCATTAACACGCTATGGCTTGTAGTAGCGAGCGCTTGCATTTATAGCATAGGCTATCGTTTTTATAGCCATTTTATCGCTTATAGGGTGTTAAAGTTGGATGATAACAGAGCCACGCCCGCATGCGTAAGGAATGATGGCAAAGATTTTGTGCCAACCGATAAAGCGATCACCTTTGGGCATCATTTCGCCGCTATTGCTGGGGCTGGCCCTTTAGTAGGCCCGATACTGGCCGCTCAAATGGGTTACTTGCCCTCTATCTTATGGATTTTGATAGGCTCGGTTTTAGGGGGTTGCGTGCATGATTTTGTGGTGCTTTTTGCTTCCATTAGGCGCGATGGCAAGTCTTTAGGCGAAATGATCAAGCTTGAAATGGGCCAATTTGTAGGCATGATCGCAAGTTTGGGTATTTTAGGGATCATGCTCATTATCATTGCGATTTTAGCGATGGTGGTGGTGAAGGCTTTAGCGCATTCGCCTTGGGGCTTTTTTACGATCGCTATGACCATTCCCATTGCGATTCTTATGGGGCTTTACATGCGGTTTTTCAGGCCGCATAAGATTTTAGAAGTTTCTGTTATTGGCTTTATCCTATTGATTATAGCGATTTATGCGGGTAAATATGTTTCTTTAGATCCTAAATTAGCGTCAATATTCACCTTTGATGCCAACTCTTTAGCGTGGATGATCATGGGCTATGGTTTTGTGGCTTCTATTTTACCGGTATGGTTTTTACTCGCTCCACGAGATTATTTAAGCACTTTTTTAAAAATTGGCGTTATAGGGGTGTTGGTTGTGGCTATTATTTTTGTCGCTCCGCCTTTACAAATCCCTAAAATCACGCCCTTTGTAGATGGCAGTGGGCCTGTGTTTGCAGGAAGCGTGTTCCCTTTCTTGTTTATCACGGTGGCTTGCGGGACGATTAGCGGCTTTCATGCTTTAATTTCTTCAGGCACGACCCCTAAAATGCTCGCTAAAGAAAGCGACGCAAGGCTAGTGGGCTATGGCTCTATGGTGATGGAGAGCGTTGTGGCTCTTATGGCGTTGGTGTGCGCAGGGATTTTACACCCAGGGCTTTATTTCGCTATCAATTCACCAGAAGTGAGCATCGGTAAAGATATAGCTGATGCGGCTTCGGTGATTAGCTCATGGGGGTTTAGTATCAGCGCTGAAGAAATCAATGAGATGACCAAAAACATCGGCGAAAGCTCCATTTTGAGCCGCACCGGTGGGGCGCCCACTTTTGCGATTGGTTTGGCGATGATTGTGTATCACATTTTAGGGGATCCAAGCGTGATGGCGTTTTGGTATCATTTTGCGATTTTGTTTGAAGCTTTGTTCATTTTAACCGCTGTGGATGCTGGCACACGAACCGCTCGTTTCATGATCCAAGATTTGCTCGGTAATGTTTATAAGCCTTTGGGCAATCTTAGCTCTTATAAGGCTGGGATTTTTGCCACTCTTTTGTGCGTGGCGGGGTGGGGGTATTTCTTGTATCAAGGCACGATTGATCCTAAAGGGGGGATTTATACGCTATGGCCTTTATTTGGCGTGAGCAATCAGATGTTAGCGGGCATGGCGTTGTTGTTGGTTACGGTGGTGTTGTTTAAAATGGGGCGTTTTAAGGGGGCGATGGTAAGTGCTTTGCCGGCAGTTTTGATTTTATCCATCACTTTTTATAGCGGTATTTTAAAAGTGGTGCCAAAAAGTAATGATAGCGTGCTGAATAACGTTTCGCATGTGGCGCAAATGCAAATCATCAAAGAAAAAATGGCTACCACTACCGATGAAAAAGCGCTAAAAACGCTCCAAAAATCCTTTTTTAACCACGCTATTGATGCGATTTTGTGCGCGTTTTTCATGCTTGTAGCGCTACTGGTTTTAATCGTGAGCGTTAGGATTTGCTCAAACGCTTATTTTAAAAATCAAATTTACCCGCCGCTGGCTGAAACGCCCTATATCAAAGCCGCTTGA
- a CDS encoding amino acid ABC transporter permease, with protein MALDWDFMFHSIPAFLKGLELTLYISFFGILLSLLVGFLCAIVLYFKTRFISPIVHIYGEISRNTPLLIQLFFLYYGLNEIGLSALECAILALGFLGGGYMSQSFLLGFKSLASIQKESALSLGFGPLKMMYYIILPQSLSVSMPSIGANVIFLLKETSVVGAIALTDIMFVAKDFIGIYYKTTESLLMLSVAYLIALLPLSVLFVILERFFKKKVA; from the coding sequence ATGGCATTAGATTGGGATTTTATGTTTCACTCCATCCCTGCGTTTCTTAAGGGGTTAGAACTCACGCTTTATATTTCTTTTTTTGGGATTTTGCTCTCTCTTTTGGTGGGGTTTTTGTGCGCAATCGTTTTGTATTTTAAAACGCGCTTTATCTCTCCTATTGTCCATATCTATGGCGAAATTTCTAGGAACACGCCCCTACTCATCCAGCTTTTCTTTTTGTATTACGGGTTGAATGAAATCGGTTTGAGCGCTTTAGAGTGCGCGATTTTAGCGTTAGGGTTTTTGGGTGGGGGGTATATGAGTCAAAGTTTTTTGCTTGGGTTTAAAAGCTTAGCTTCCATTCAAAAAGAAAGCGCTTTGAGTTTAGGGTTTGGCCCTTTGAAAATGATGTATTACATCATTTTGCCTCAAAGTTTAAGCGTTTCTATGCCTTCTATAGGGGCGAATGTGATTTTTTTACTCAAAGAAACTTCTGTGGTGGGTGCGATAGCCCTAACCGATATTATGTTTGTGGCGAAAGATTTTATTGGCATTTATTATAAAACGACTGAAAGCCTTTTGATGTTAAGCGTTGCTTATTTGATCGCTTTGCTCCCTTTAAGCGTTTTGTTTGTGATCTTAGAGCGTTTCTTTAAAAAGAAAGTGGCTTAA
- a CDS encoding amino acid ABC transporter permease (The N-terminal region of this protein, as described by TIGR01726, is a three transmembrane segment that identifies a subfamily of ABC transporter permease subunits, which specificities that include histidine, arginine, glutamine, glutamate, L-cystine (sic), the opines (in Agrobacterium) octopine and nopaline, etc.), whose amino-acid sequence MGVLLELDNLKRLLEGFETTLLIALSSAVISIVVGILLGSLMAFGSKIVVLACRVYLESIRIIPLLAWLFIVYFGLASWFDLHISAVLASVIVFSLWGGAEMMDLTRGVLTSVSKHQIESALALGMDSKRVIFNIIFPQSFLSLLPSSLNLFTRMIKTTALVSLIGAIDLLKVGQQIIELNLLRMPNASFVVYGVILMFYFSLCYSLSLYSSYLEKKFQHIRG is encoded by the coding sequence ATGGGAGTTTTACTAGAATTAGACAACCTTAAGCGCTTGTTAGAAGGGTTTGAAACCACCCTTTTAATCGCTCTTAGCTCTGCGGTTATTTCAATCGTTGTTGGGATACTTTTGGGGAGCTTGATGGCGTTTGGTTCTAAAATAGTGGTTTTGGCGTGTCGTGTGTATTTAGAAAGCATTCGCATCATCCCGCTTTTAGCATGGCTTTTTATCGTGTATTTCGGGTTAGCGAGCTGGTTTGATTTGCATATTAGCGCTGTTTTGGCGAGCGTGATTGTTTTTAGCTTGTGGGGTGGCGCTGAAATGATGGATTTAACCAGAGGGGTTTTAACTTCCGTGAGCAAACACCAAATAGAAAGCGCTCTGGCTTTAGGCATGGATTCAAAAAGGGTGATTTTTAACATTATTTTCCCCCAAAGCTTTTTGTCTTTATTGCCCTCAAGCCTTAATTTATTCACGCGCATGATTAAAACCACGGCTTTAGTCTCTCTCATTGGAGCGATTGATTTGTTAAAAGTGGGCCAGCAAATCATAGAACTTAACCTCTTACGCATGCCCAATGCGAGCTTTGTGGTTTATGGCGTTATCTTAATGTTTTATTTTAGTTTATGCTATAGTTTGAGCCTGTATAGTTCCTATTTAGAAAAAAAATTCCAACACATTAGAGGGTAA
- a CDS encoding amino acid ABC transporter ATP-binding protein, with protein sequence MSVILETKGLKKTYQNHLVLDGINFTLNKGEVAVILGPSGCGKSTFLKCLNGLEKIDEGEILFENTNLNTKATNWNKMRQKIGMVFQNYELFPHLNVLDNILLAPMKVQKRSKDEAISQAIELLKRVGLEHKQQAYPKELSGGQKQRVAIVRSLCMRPRIMLFDEVTASLDPEMVKEVLEVILELATTGMSMVIVTHEMKFAQKIAHKIVFFDSGKIAEENNAKEFFNHPKSQRAQKFLETFHFLGSC encoded by the coding sequence ATGAGCGTGATTTTAGAAACCAAAGGGTTAAAAAAAACCTATCAAAACCATTTGGTTTTAGACGGCATCAATTTCACTTTAAATAAGGGTGAAGTGGCAGTGATTTTAGGGCCTAGCGGGTGCGGGAAAAGCACTTTTTTAAAATGCCTAAACGGGCTTGAAAAGATTGATGAAGGTGAAATTCTTTTTGAAAACACTAACCTTAACACCAAGGCCACTAACTGGAATAAAATGCGCCAAAAAATAGGCATGGTGTTTCAAAATTATGAATTGTTCCCGCATTTAAACGTGCTAGATAATATCTTACTCGCTCCCATGAAAGTGCAAAAACGATCCAAAGATGAGGCCATTTCTCAAGCCATAGAGCTTTTAAAGCGAGTGGGTTTGGAGCATAAACAACAAGCTTACCCTAAAGAATTGAGCGGCGGGCAAAAGCAGCGAGTAGCGATCGTGCGCTCTTTGTGCATGCGGCCAAGAATCATGCTTTTTGATGAAGTAACCGCCTCTTTAGACCCTGAAATGGTTAAAGAAGTTTTAGAAGTGATTTTAGAATTAGCCACAACGGGCATGAGCATGGTGATTGTAACGCATGAAATGAAATTCGCGCAAAAAATCGCTCATAAAATCGTGTTTTTTGATAGCGGTAAAATCGCTGAAGAAAACAACGCTAAAGAATTTTTTAACCACCCGAAATCTCAAAGAGCGCAAAAATTTTTAGAAACTTTTCATTTTTTAGGGAGCTGTTAA
- a CDS encoding transporter substrate-binding domain-containing protein — MKTNGLFKVWGLFLVLIALVFSACSDSHKEKKDALEVIKQRGVLKVGVFSDKPPFGSVDSKGKYQGYDVIIAKRMALDLLGDENKIEFIPVEASARVEFLKANKVDIIMANFTRTKEREKVVDFAKPYMKVALGVISKDGAIKNIEELENKELIVNKGTTADFYFTKNYPNIKLLKFEQNTETFLALLNNKAIALAHDNTLLLAWTKQHPEFKLGITSLGDKDVIAPAIKKGNPKLLEWLDNEMDSLISSDFLKEAYKETLEPVYGDGIKPEEIIFE; from the coding sequence ATGAAAACAAACGGGCTTTTTAAGGTATGGGGACTATTTTTAGTTTTAATCGCTTTAGTCTTTAGTGCATGTTCTGATAGCCATAAAGAAAAAAAGGACGCTTTAGAAGTCATTAAACAAAGAGGGGTTTTAAAAGTGGGGGTTTTTAGCGATAAGCCTCCTTTTGGCTCTGTGGATTCTAAAGGGAAATATCAAGGCTATGATGTGATCATTGCTAAACGCATGGCCCTTGATTTATTGGGCGATGAAAATAAGATTGAGTTTATTCCTGTAGAAGCTTCAGCTAGGGTGGAATTTTTAAAAGCCAATAAAGTGGATATTATCATGGCTAATTTCACGCGCACCAAAGAAAGAGAAAAAGTCGTGGATTTCGCTAAGCCGTATATGAAAGTCGCTTTAGGGGTGATTTCTAAAGATGGGGCCATTAAAAACATAGAAGAGTTGGAAAATAAAGAGTTGATTGTGAATAAAGGCACGACAGCGGATTTTTATTTCACTAAAAATTACCCCAATATCAAACTTTTGAAATTTGAACAAAACACAGAGACTTTTTTAGCCCTTTTAAACAATAAGGCTATCGCTCTAGCCCATGACAACACTTTATTGCTCGCTTGGACGAAACAGCACCCTGAGTTTAAATTAGGCATTACAAGCCTTGGCGATAAGGATGTGATCGCTCCAGCGATTAAAAAAGGCAACCCTAAGCTTTTAGAATGGTTGGATAACGAAATGGATTCCCTCATTTCTAGCGATTTTTTAAAAGAAGCTTATAAGGAAACTTTAGAGCCTGTTTATGGCGATGGAATCAAACCGGAAGAAATCATTTTTGAATGA
- a CDS encoding sugar MFS transporter yields the protein MQKTSNTLALGSLTALFFLMGFITVLNDILIPHLKPIFDLTYFEASLIQFCFFGAYFIMGGVFGNVISKIGYPFGVVLGFVITASGCALFYPAAHFGSYGFFLGALFILASGIVCLQTAGNPFVTLLSKGKEARNLVLVQAFNSLGTTLGPIFGSLLIFSATKMGDNASLIDKLADAKSVQMPYLGLAVFSLLLALIMYLLKLPDVEKEMPKETTQKSLFSHKHFVFGALGIFFYVGGEVAIGSFLVLSFEKLLNLDPQSSAHYLVYYWGGAMVGRFLGSALMNKVAPNKYLAFNALSSIVLIALAIIVGGKIALFALTFVGFFNSIMFPTIFSLATLNLGHLTSKASGVISMAIVGGALIPPIQGVVTDMLTATESNLLYAYGVPLLCYFYILFFALKGYKQEENS from the coding sequence ATGCAAAAAACTTCTAACACCTTGGCGCTGGGGAGTTTAACAGCGTTATTCTTCTTAATGGGGTTTATCACGGTTTTAAACGATATTTTAATCCCGCATTTAAAACCCATTTTTGACTTGACCTATTTTGAAGCTTCACTCATTCAATTTTGCTTTTTTGGGGCGTATTTCATCATGGGAGGCGTTTTTGGGAATGTGATCAGTAAAATCGGCTACCCTTTTGGCGTGGTGCTTGGCTTTGTGATCACAGCGAGCGGGTGCGCGTTGTTTTACCCGGCGGCGCATTTTGGCTCTTACGGGTTTTTCTTGGGGGCGTTATTTATTTTAGCGAGCGGGATTGTGTGCTTGCAAACCGCCGGTAATCCCTTTGTAACCTTGCTTTCAAAAGGTAAAGAAGCCAGAAACCTGGTTTTAGTCCAGGCGTTCAATTCGCTTGGCACGACTTTAGGGCCTATTTTTGGGAGCTTGTTGATTTTTAGCGCAACTAAAATGGGCGATAATGCAAGTTTGATAGATAAATTAGCGGACGCTAAAAGCGTTCAAATGCCTTATTTGGGCTTGGCGGTGTTTTCGCTTCTTTTAGCGCTCATCATGTATCTTTTGAAATTGCCTGATGTGGAAAAAGAAATGCCTAAAGAAACGACGCAAAAAAGCTTGTTTTCGCACAAACACTTTGTTTTTGGGGCTTTAGGGATCTTTTTTTATGTGGGCGGAGAAGTTGCGATTGGCTCTTTCTTGGTGCTAAGCTTTGAAAAGCTTTTGAATTTAGACCCTCAATCAAGCGCGCATTACTTGGTGTATTATTGGGGAGGCGCGATGGTGGGCCGTTTCTTGGGTAGCGCTTTGATGAATAAAGTTGCCCCTAATAAATACCTAGCTTTCAACGCCTTAAGCTCTATTGTTCTCATTGCTTTAGCCATTATCGTTGGAGGCAAGATCGCTTTATTCGCTCTGACTTTTGTGGGCTTTTTCAACTCTATCATGTTCCCTACAATCTTTTCTTTGGCTACGCTCAATTTAGGGCATCTCACTTCTAAGGCTTCTGGGGTGATTAGCATGGCGATTGTGGGAGGGGCGTTAATCCCCCCCATTCAAGGCGTGGTTACAGACATGCTAACAGCAACCGAGTCAAATTTGCTCTACGCTTATGGTGTGCCGTTGTTGTGCTATTTTTATATCCTCTTCTTTGCCCTTAAAGGGTATAAGCAAGAAGAAAACTCCTAA
- a CDS encoding NCS2 family permease — MGFFKLKEHNTNIATEFRAGLTTFITMIYIVPLNALILSQANMPYEALLSATAIITILSSVFNGLWANTPIAMSVGLGLSAYFSFGLVQGLKLPWQSALGIVALSGAIFVILSFTKFRSWVMRSIPSDLRRAVSAGIGAFIAFIGLKEMHIVVTHKATLVTLGDFSDPHVLLGVVGIILTFALYTLKIKGSFIIAVLITSLLAWVLKLAPYPSEFFSMPASISPIAFQLDFKGIFFDASGAFTLALVPVIITFFVTDLFDSLGTLAGIGHKTDFFNDEEKNKELERTLEADAVASLGSAVVGVSTTTAFIESASGVEEGGRTGLTAVFTGLFFVLTLFCLPLLKAIPSNAIYPVLVIVGVLMFSVLEGVNFKDMATSVSTFLTVVMMPLTFSITDGLAFGFLSYGIIKLVQKDFKALNSGIIILCIISVSVFIFR, encoded by the coding sequence ATGGGGTTTTTCAAGCTTAAAGAGCACAACACTAACATTGCCACCGAGTTTAGAGCGGGTTTAACGACTTTTATCACCATGATTTACATCGTGCCCTTAAACGCTCTTATCCTTTCTCAAGCCAACATGCCTTATGAAGCCCTTTTGAGTGCAACGGCCATTATCACTATCTTATCGAGCGTGTTTAACGGGTTGTGGGCAAACACCCCCATCGCTATGAGCGTGGGATTAGGGCTATCAGCTTATTTTAGCTTCGGGTTGGTTCAAGGGCTAAAACTCCCTTGGCAGAGCGCTTTAGGCATCGTAGCGCTCTCTGGAGCGATTTTTGTGATCCTGTCTTTCACCAAATTTAGAAGTTGGGTCATGCGAAGCATTCCTAGCGATTTAAGGCGTGCGGTGAGTGCGGGGATAGGGGCTTTTATCGCATTTATTGGCCTTAAAGAAATGCATATTGTAGTTACCCATAAGGCTACGCTTGTAACTTTAGGCGATTTTAGCGATCCGCATGTGTTATTGGGGGTTGTAGGGATCATTTTAACTTTTGCGCTCTACACGCTTAAAATCAAAGGTTCTTTTATTATAGCGGTCTTAATCACTTCCCTTCTTGCATGGGTTTTAAAGCTGGCTCCTTACCCTAGCGAATTTTTTTCCATGCCCGCTAGTATTAGCCCTATCGCCTTTCAATTAGACTTTAAGGGCATTTTTTTTGATGCGAGTGGGGCTTTCACTTTAGCGTTAGTGCCAGTCATCATCACTTTTTTTGTAACCGATTTGTTTGATTCTTTAGGCACGCTTGCAGGGATTGGCCACAAGACTGATTTTTTCAATGATGAAGAAAAAAACAAGGAATTAGAAAGGACTTTAGAAGCGGATGCGGTGGCTTCCTTAGGGAGCGCGGTGGTGGGCGTTTCTACCACGACGGCTTTTATAGAGAGTGCGAGTGGGGTTGAAGAGGGGGGCCGCACAGGGCTTACAGCGGTTTTTACCGGGCTATTTTTTGTTTTAACGCTCTTTTGCTTGCCTCTTTTAAAAGCCATTCCTAGCAATGCGATTTACCCGGTGCTAGTGATAGTAGGGGTTTTGATGTTTAGCGTGTTAGAGGGGGTGAATTTTAAAGACATGGCCACTAGCGTTTCCACTTTTTTAACCGTGGTGATGATGCCTTTAACCTTCTCCATTACCGATGGCTTAGCCTTTGGCTTTTTGTCTTATGGTATCATCAAATTAGTTCAAAAAGACTTCAAAGCGCTCAATTCGGGCATTATCATTCTCTGCATCATTTCTGTTTCTGTGTTTATTTTTCGTTAA